tgcttttgatctccatctccaaagcatcgttatgatctccattgtcaccggctcgacaccttgatctccatcgttgcgtcgtggtcgtctcgccaactattgcttccgcaactatcgctaacgcatagtgataaagtaaagcaattacatggcgtttgcatttcatacaataaagagacaaccataaggctcctgccggttgcccataacttttacaaaacattatcatctcatacaataacgtatatcacatcatgtcttgaccatatcacatcacaacatgccctgcaaaaacaagttagacgtcctctactttgttgttgcaagttttacgtggctgccacgggcttctagcaagaactgttcttacctacgcatcaaaaccacaacggtgtttgatatatctccaacgtatctataattttttattattccatgctattatattatctgtttggaatgttttatatgcattaatatgctattttatatgatttttgggactaacctagtaacctagagcctagtgcctgttcctgttttttccttgttttagagtttcgtagaaaaggaataccaaacggagtccaaacggaataaaactttcgcgatgatttttcttggaccagaagacacccacgagacttggagtgcaagtcagaagagccatgaggcggccacaagggtggagggcgagcccagggggtgggcccctcggtgacctcctgacctagatcttcctcctatatattctcatataccccaaaaactttcaggggagccacaaaaccacttttccacgccgcaaccttctgtacccgtgagatcccatcttgggccttttccggcatcctgccgaagggggattcgatcacagagggcttctacatcaacaccattgcctctctgatgaagcgtaagtagtttaccacagacctacgggtccatagctagttgctagatggcttcttctctctctttgattctcaatacaaagttctcctcgatgttcttggagatctatttgatgtaatactcttttgcggtgtgtttgccgagatccgatgaattgtggatttatgatcagcttatctatgaatattatttgaatcttctctgaattcttatatgcatgatttgatatctttgcaattctcttcgaactatcaatttggtttggccaactagattggtttttcttgcaatgggagaagtgcttagctttgggttcaatcttgcggtgtccttttccagtgacagtaggggcagcaaggcacgtattgtattgttgccatcgaggataaaaagatggggttttcatcatatttcttgagttaattcctctacatcatgtcatcttgcttaaggcgttactccgttctttatgaacttaatactctagatgcatgctggatagcggtcgatgtgtggagtaatagtagtagatgcagaatcgtttcggtctacttgacacggacgttatgcctatgttcatgatcattgccttagatatcgtcataactttgcgcttttctatcaattgctcagcagtaatttgttcacccaccgtaataatttctatctcgagagaagcctctagtgaaacctatgccccccaggtctattttccatcatataaattTCCAATCTACatttttagtttcctatttactttctttgcattattttactttccgttccataaaccaaaaataccaaaaacattactttgccgtttatctatctctatcagatctcacgttgcaaataaccgtgaagggattgacaacccctttacccgttgggtgcaagttggtgtttgtttgtccaggtattcggtggcttgcgcgttgtctcctactggattgataccttggttctcaaaactgagggaaatacttactctactttgctgcatcaccctttcctcttcaagggaaaaaccaacgcaagctcaagaggtagcagtgtttctcaagtttgttgtttttaccttcttcaaggaccggccgcagtcaaatttgattcaactaaagtaggagaaacagacacccgccagccacctttaggtaaaactagttgcatgtctgtcggtggaaccggtctcatgtgcgtggacatgtaaggttggtccgggccgcttcatcccacaataccgccgaatcaaaataagacgttggtggtaagcagtatgactatcaccgcccacaactatttgtgttctactcgtgcatatcatctacgcatagacctggctcatgatgccactgttgggagacgtagcatggaaaacaaaaaatttctacgcacacgcgatgatctatccatggagatgcatagcaacgagggggagagtgtgtctacgtaccctcatagaccgtaagcggaagcgtttctcaacgcggctgatgtagtcgaacttcttcgcacttcaaccgatcaagtaccgaacgcacggcacctccgcgttctacacacgttcagctcggtgacgtccctcgccttcttgatccagcaagatgtcaaggtagtagatgagttccgtcagcatgacggcgtggtgacggtgatggtgaagtgatccgcacagggcttctcctaagcactacgaagtATGACCGTGGGAGTAAATAGTGGGGGGGCGCCGCACGCGGCTATGCAATAGTCTGCGGTGTGCTAGGGGCGCCCCctccacatatatataggtgggagggggaggggaggcagccagggTGTGCCCTAGGGTTGGTCGCCGCCCCCTAGGAGCCCTGCCTTGccgtgcgcccccccccccccctttccatgtatgcatgaaggggaaggaaagagggggtgagggaaggaagtgggaatcctaattcacactttcctttcccttcccccctttccttctcctcctcttatggccttatagggcgcaccagccccttgtgggcttgTGTGTTCCTTCACCAGGCCCATATGGCCCGTTGGATTGTCGGGGGTACCCGAAacaccttccggtgacccgataagtacctgataccctccggaacacttccggtgtccaaataccatcgtcctatatataaatctttacttctcgaccatttcgagactcctcatcatgtctgtgatctcatccgggactcctaacaacattcggtcaccaaatcacataactcatataatattatatcgtcatcgaacgttaagtgtgcggaccctacgggttcaagaactatgtagacatgactgagacacctctccgatcaaaaaccaatagcggaacctggatgctcatattggctcctacatattctacgaagatctttatcagtcgaaccgttatgacaacatacgtagttccctttgtccatcggtatgttacttgcccgagattcgatcgtcgctatctatatacctagttcaatctcgttaccggcaagtctgtttactcgttccgtaatacatcatcttgcaactaactcattagtcactttacttgcaaggcttcttatgatgtgtattaccgagagggccctgagatacctctccgatactcggagtgacgaatcctaatcttgatctatgccaactcaacaagcaccttcggagatacctatagagcatctttataatcactcagttacgttgtgacgtttgatagcacacaaggtattcctccggtatccgggagttgcataatctcatagtcgaagaacatgtatttgacatgaagaaagcaatagcaataaactgaacgatcattatgctaagctaacggatgggtcttgtccatcacatcattctcctaatgatgtgatcatgttatcaaatgacaacacatgtccattgttaggaaaccttaaccatctttgatcaacgagctagtctagtagaggctcactagggacacgatatttgtttatgtattcacacatgtatttaagtttccgatcaatacaattctagcatgaataataaacctttatcttgaataaggaaatataaaataacaactttattattgcctctagggcatatttccttcatcttcCTGGTCTTTGTCATTGTTGAGAAGTTCTTCATCTTCTTGAGTTTGTTGCTGACTTGCCTTCCTCTTCAATGCTTGTTCTTTCTCATACCACTCAGGCCCATTTGGGTCCTCTGTCATTTTACCACTTCGAGTACCAATCTCGTTAAAATAAACAAGGTTATCATTCTCAAGTTGGGCAAGAATTAAAAATTGAGTTTCAGAAATTTGCGAGCATTGATTTTCTATCATGCGAGAATGTTTATCAAGATTTTCACGGCATGACCTAAACCATCTAGTTCATCAGATAGGTAAGATATAACATTTTCATTGTGATGAATACATCGCCTCATGTCTCTATTGAAATCCTCTTGATGGTGCTTAAACCTATTCATCGTCTCCCTGGACTTGTATTCCGTATATAGATACTAAATAGATCCTTCTTCCAGAATTAAAGCCATAAAGTGTCCTCCTGCACTTAAATCAAGAATGGATTTAGATTCGTCATTGATTCCATGATAGAATATATGAAGTATAACATATTCAGCAAAACCGTGATTAGGGAAAAGATTCAAGAGTTTAGAGTATCTCCACCACGCTGCATACAAGCTTTCCCCGATTTCTAGCAGATAATAACTAAGATCCTTTCGGAGTCTTGCAATTTTAGAGCAAGGGGAATTTTTAGCCATAAACATTTGTGCACACATCTTGCAGATGGTTATTGTTGGGGTTATAACCCACGGTATGACCCGGCTAGGATATGACCTGGTTATCCAGTGGCGCTTATAAGCAGACTCATTATGTGGCCCGCATGACTGAAATTCAAAGCCTAGGAGGCGACTGAAAGAAGAGGCTGACTTATGGCCCAGTATCTGGTGAGCCGGTTCAACAAGGAGGCTATAGGGAATTTTCCTTACTTGCAGGACAAGATAAGTAGGAAATAGACTAAGACATGGGTCATAGTATGACCCGGATTCTGTTGTAATCTCGGGGCCTCGACCTGTATATAAAGGGGAGCCCCTGGGGAAGGAAGACTAAGTTACAAGCTCTCGAGTACTAGGTTAGCCAAGTCGCACCCTTGTAATCGAGTTCCCAAGCAATAATCAAGCAAGCAGGAAGTAGGTCCAAATGCCCGCTCAAGCACATCAATTTGCAGCCTCACATGAAAAATCCTCTTTCTCCTTATGCTTAGCAAACATGGTAGCGAGCTCTTAATCATTACTAACTGTCACCCATTTATTTTCCCCATCGTAGTATTTGTATTCCACTTCATCAAGCAAACCCCAAGGATATTGGCTGCAAATTACCTCCCCAAACTGTCTCAAACTCCAATTCTAAGCCATTGGCAACAGATAATCAAAATCTCCGTGGAATTTCTTCTTATTCTTTACATTCAAGATGTACTGGTCCCTTCTAATGTGCACCAAGAAAGCAAAGTTCAACTCCATCCTAAGCCATGAAAAACAGAGACGCAGTCAGCACACCAATAGCAAAATCAACCGCAAACCAACTCGAAACGACTGTTGAAATGCACAAGGAAGCTCAATCTAAACAGGAGGCGTGACTTACCCCTCGGGAACCCAGTCGTGGACGCGGCGGATCTCCGGCCCGATGCCTGCCTCGTCAAATACTCTGGGGTCGCTGCCGCCCGCCATTTCACCCTGGGGTTCACCCTCCTACTTCCTCTTTGTGCACCAGCCCCCCACCTATCAGCACTCTGGCCGGGCGCACGGAAGGAGGCCCCGCCGCGGATTGAGCAGGTAGCGGGCGCAGTGGCGGAATGAGCGCCCCACCCGTGGCATCGCAGGAAGGTGGCGGGCGGAGCAGGTAGCGGTGGAGCAGGACGGCCGCAGCAGCGCAACTGGTGGCGGCGCCGCAGGGCGGCTAGGCGGCGCACGGGATAGATGGGCGTCGGGTGTGCCCGGTTCGAACCCTATGATTTGCCGTCGTTGCGCGGTCCCACGTGTAAGCTCCGGACCCACTTCCACGCGGTCCTACGTGTAAACTCCGGACCCACAACCACTAATGCCAATAGACGGAATGGACTTAAATCTGGCCGTTTGGCCTCGTCATAGTAGTTGCCCACGGACTAGGGGTAAAACTGAGCACGATTCGCAACTGAGAGTAAACTGAATACATGGACGCCACTGAGGGCAAAaggataattaacctaattaatatATATTATGAAAAAGAGGTTATCTCTCGTCAAACACTGACCACCAACCTAGAATTCAAGGTGTTTTTCTTAGCGTAGTAAGAACCGTCTAATCTTAACACCACGATTACCGAGAATAATAGTGTGTTGACAGACTACCACGATTACCGAGAATAATAGTGTCTTGACAGACTACCGGTGACTGAACCTAAAAGGCTAAAAGGTGAATTGTGTGATGAAATCGCCATTGTCATGTACTGTAACTCCGCATAGGTCGTCAATCGCGTACCATAGCCGCTAGCTACAGCTTCTTCTTTCGGGGCAAAGAGCCAAAGATATCATTAAACCCTGGAAGATAGTTGAATCCTCACGCACAGCCTCTTGTGCTTCCTTCATTCGAATAGTTCCTGACCCAGCACGCTAGCTGTGCTGTTAGAGGAACGCAAGGCTGACGATCGAGGCCATGACACACATTTTTCACCACCGTATCTTCCTCCTAACTATGACATCTCTCTTTCTTTCCAAGGTTTCTTTACACCACACTCATGAACTGTTTCTAGAGTTTCTGCTCCAAATAATAATATGGGCCCCAAATTATTTATGCGACTGCATGCATGGATCGACAATGACAGAaagtaaactaaaaagaaaccaaTGCATGTGACAGGCTGATAAAATGTTTGATAATACAGTACAAAGCTGCTGTAGCATGCATCTCTCTCACTCACTCACTCACTCACTCACTCACACTCGCTCTCCCTCCTGGTCTCCCTTCATACACATGGCATGCAGTCGGTCGGGCTAGCTAAGCTGGATCTCTGCATGCACAGCCAGCCATGCCATGCGCGGACCCGATGCAGCCACACAGTGCTCCAGCTTCTGGCCAGCCACGTACGCGGCCACGCCGGAAGGCCCGCATGTGTGCTGTGCGTACCCACTTATCGCCGGCTTACTTGAATTAATAACGGGGCTGATTGATAAACCTAATCTACGCCTGGACGACAATGGCGACGTCAGGCTTGATGACCACCGGCTGCTCCGGCCTGAGCATGTTCTGGTCGTCGCGGATCACGTCCTCGTCGGCCGCTCCGGCGGCTTGCTCGTCGACAGCCACCGCCGGGAGCACGTCAATGGGGTGCACCTCGGCGCCGCAGCTGATCCTCCCCTCGGTCGGCGCGCCGCCCTGCGGCTTGGCGCCGCCGGCCACCTCCTTGACGTGCTCCGGCAGCTTCATCTCCTCGTGCACCAGTACCACGGTGGCGGGCTTCTTGTTCCGGTACGCCATGTAGAGCGCCATCTGCGCCACGCCGAACAAGAAGCCCAGCACGTTGGGCATCGCCACGAAGATGTCCTTCTTGAGCGCGCCGTACGCGAACCAGATGACCGCGCTGAGGACCAGGAAGAAGGACAGCGAGAAGGGCATGAACTCCACGCTCTTGGTCCGGATCACAAGCCTCTGCACGCAAGAAAACAATCAAGATCAATTAACCCCTTCAATCCACAAACCTTAAAATAGATCTAGCCGTAAGATTGAATGGGTCCTTACGATGATGCTCAAGGGAGCGGCGAAGACGCCGAGCGCGACGGCGACGCAGATCCAGCCGACGACCTGGACGCGGAGGGGGCCGTACGACGCCAGCATGGTGACGAGGGCGATGAGGCCGAAGAGGCCGACGTCGAGGCCAATGAAGAGCTTGGCGGTGAGGAGCCTGGCGCTCTTGGGGGCGTAGACCAGGTACATGGCGATGTAGAGGCTCTCGATGACGCAGCCGACGGCGTTGATGGTGAGGAGGAGCTCGGAGCCGGACTTGAGGAAGGCGTAGTACATCCACAGCAGGCAGCTGAAGAGCGTCACCAGGTAGGGCGTCGACTGGAACCCCTCCGTCGACTTCTTGCGGTACACACGGTAGAACGTCGGCCTGCAAAGCACGCATCAGAGATTCGTCAGTGTTATTTTTTTTAAGGGATTCGTCAGAGTTAATAATGACCATGCATCGACCAGCATATAAGAATTGTTTTTACCTGGGCCTACCTAGATTAAGTAAGTAATCATTGGCGTAACCAGAGGAGCTAAACTAACTAACAACCGAGATATGTGCAGTACACTGCACTGCACCGCACCTACCTAACAGTGACATTCATCACTTTTTACCCTACTGGTAATGTATATATAGTAATTAATGTAGCAATATTCAGCGTTATGTTGTCTCAGGTATATAAGCGAAAATTCTAGAACAGTGTAGATGACAGTGACCGTTTCCGTCAGTCATGTATTCACGGACATGTGTCATGTGTGTTGTACGACGTACCGTGGTCCTTTTTTCCCTAGTATTTTTTAGTCTGAATATATACAAAGATACACGCATGACAAGGGACATGCATGGATCTACATAGATATGTATGCAGGGTTACAGTATATTTTTCTGAAGACCGAACAGGAGAGTGCAGTTAAGTTGAGGATGCTTACAGCGGTGAAAGGAAGACCATCAGTGAGATGATGTTGCCTGCAAAACCAAGAACGGAGATGATAGATGGCCAGTTATGTGTCAACCaacgcaaaaaaaaaagagaataaataaaacaagaaaaCTAGGGTGGATGCTGTCCGGTAAAAAAAAGGAAACAAGGAAAGAAAATCAGTTGTGTGTACGTTTGTTTGTCTCCGTGAACGTACACACAACAAGCATGTTGGCCCCCTTTCTTTGCTGGGGTGTAACCACTTGATTAGAGGCCAAAAGCTTGGTTTGGCAGTTCCATTTATTCGGAACAGAAACGGTAGCTTAGCTCAATGAAAGAGATTGAACAAGGCACACAAGGAGAGCAAAGGGTGTGTTGAGCAAGGCAAGGACCATGGATCCAACTCGTGTAAGCAAGCCGGGATCAGTGATGATCCTTTCCGAAAGGGCAGAAGAAACAGAAGCACTTGCGCATAGAATGTAGGATGgatccatggatggatggatgcatGCGTGTAAGTACCTAGGATACCGAAGGTGAAGGCCCAGGTGTGCTGCTCCATGTTCAGGAAAGCCATGCTACCAGCTTCTTCTTCCTCGAACACACAAACCGACTGGTAATAGATTTGCTACCCTTCTCCTCTTTGCTCGGTGGGATGCAATGGATAGATAGATCGAGGAGGGCAAGGGAGCTGTGGTAGCTCAGCTGCGTTGGGCTCTTGGAGAACACTTGCTCTTGGAGAGCCTCTATATATAGGCAGGCGAGGCGCGGCGCGGGGGGAGGGAGAGCGCGAGAGCGAGAAGGTAGCGGTGGATACACGGACGGGGTCGGTTGCGTGGCCCGCCTCGCCGGGTCGACCGGTCCATGATTGCACACTAATGAGCCTGCCCCGCGGCGTGGCTACGTGTAACGACCGAGCGGCCCAGCGTGCGTACGTACGCCCGCTGCAGCTGGCCAGCAGCGGTGCGGTCGAACCACACCTTCTCAGTTTCTCGCACGCCAAGAAAGCGAGCTGGCCTCAGTCAATTAATGGCAACGCCCCGTGACAAGCCAGACCCCAAACCTGGGACGCACTACTGACTCGCCCGGCTGACTTCCGGCGCACGGCTCGCGAGCGTTTCCTGGCCGTCCGCTCGTACTAGCAACATTCGAGGGGAAGACGGAAGGGAACGCGCGGCCGCCACCGCTCCCAGCTGTTCGACAGGCAGAGCTCAGCTCGCTCGCCGCGCTCACGTACGGTAGGCGGCTACGCtactcgtcgtcgtcgccgtcgcctttTCCTTCCCCTTTGTAACGGCCGTCCCATCCCGCTCCGCAGCCGAGCCGGAGCCTCGCATCGACCGATCAATCTCCTGCGGCGGGAGGGAAAGGCGGGGGAGAACGCGTTCGGCGTGGCGGCCAGTTGAGCGGCGCATGCGATCGAGCGCAAAGAACGTGTCCGGGTTCGAGAGCGCAACAGGTAAGGCGTGATTGCGAGTGATGGGGAAGGTAGCTGGCTGGGTGGCTACCAGAGTGCGGCTGCGTACCGCACCGGGCTCCCAGGTAATAGGGACCAATCTTTCCCTAACCACCCATAAATACCGGTGCTAATTATGACCAGGAAAGTGATTAGTGGTGCTAATGCTAATTAGGAGGAGGATTATGCGTAAATACTTAAACCAGCCAGCCAATTGTGTCACGCCTTTCTTCTGTTCCCACTCCTCCGTCTCTCGATCGGGTCTCTCTTTCTCTCCTCGGCTGGCAATCATTGGGTGGACGTACGGCGAGGTCAATTCGTGTCTCCTAGGCCGGACTAGATCGATCGTCTTTCGACGGGATTGAACACCAAATATTTGATGGTAGCTCCGGTGCCATGTACATACTGCTTGAATTCAagttttctttctttcttggtGCGGGAAACGTCGGGCTCAAGCTGCTTCAGAGTTCCATTCCAATTCAAAACGACTAAAGACGTTTCCCGCTGAGATTGATATACTGAGTTTCTTGGAACAACTAAATTGTTTACCAAATGCAGTATTGCATGTATAACTTTGGCAATAATTCTAATGAATGTTGAACCGATGTACCAGAGAAAAGTCTCTCTAGATCTAGAATGACTTCTCGATGGGAAGGTGGAGACGGGGACGTGAAGCATGGCTACACACCCACCAGAGGTCAAATTATGATGCTCAATCTTACAAGCACGGGTAGATTTCAATTGGCATATATTTAATTAGATTTGTGGGTCTATTCCTGCTATGTGTCAATTATAGATTGTGATTCAGAAATGAGCCCAAATCCTACTTGTATTCTACATTGACACAACTAAAAGACAATACGggctaagggcatctccaatgccgACCTGTAAATTCCTCCGATAAATGTCTGTTTTTATGTCCGGACTTGGTCCGCGGACATGATACGAGAGAGAGTCATCTAACGCTAATTACAAAGTATTCGGCTGGGAGGAGAAAAAAATAggtgaggaccatgcatgtggtGGGATATTGCGGTGTGTAGGGATGAAAATAGAGTGAAAACTTTTCGCTTTTTcgaaggaaaaaagaaaaccgaaatcgaaattTGCAAAACACAAGTGGAAATGAGATTTTTTTTATGTGGAAACGGAACGGTGTTTTTCGGTGAAACAGACGTGGAAACGGAAAGTGAATATGGAATTTCAGTTTTTAATGTAGGCATATGGCTGCTTTGTAGCCCAACCACGATCATTTGAGGCCCAACCTCTACTACCACACATGTACTTAACTTTCTTATACACAACTATCCAGTACTAGTACAATACTACGCTAAGTTGCTAAAATAAACATATTATTTTGTAGCCATGTTAAAAATTCATTAAACTTATTTGTTTTTGTGTGTCTCTATGATCCAAGGGGGTTTTAAGTTCCGGTCAACGCCCACTTTTGTTTCTGTGTCCGCTCTATATTCGCTCCGTGTCCGTTTCCGGTAGTATCTGTTTCCGTATTCATTTCCGGGGTTTCTGTATTCGTTTCCGCTTCTGCAAAAGAATATGAAAACAAATGTGGTAGCACTCAGTTCCGTCCGTTTTCGCTTCGTTTTCATCCCTGGCAGTGTGGTCTCCGGttgggaggagagagaggagaggggaaccATGCATGTACGTAGAGAGAGAAGAGAGGAGGACCACGCGGGACTTTTGGTTGGTCAAGTGGATGCCCGGACTCCGGTATAGCTCCCCCATGTTTGTCTCCACTTTGCCGGAAAACGGATGTCCGGACCAATTCGCGGACTGATGCAGAACTGCGTTGGATTGCAAAAGTGAACAAAAGTGTCCGATCGGACATATACGGGAGTTTTACGGGTCTCCCTTGGAAATGCCCTAAGATGGCAGTTGAAAATCATGTCTTGAATTCTTCAGAAATTTCATGTCAAGTTTGTTTTCTAAGTATATGTTTTGCAAGGAAGAATGCTATATGAATAACATTTCTCCTGAAAAGAATACAGGTTTATTATAAAGGTTCATCGGTAGTATAAAGCACTTAAACATAATGAAAATTACATCACCACCCCACTCTAAAAAAATCACATCAAGCTCCTTGGGCCACCGAACGACCACTACCGCTGCCAGAATGAGTTGTCAACACGATGTTGTCGTCTTTCCCCTAACGGAACCGACTCGATCTTATTGATGGCATCCAAAAAGACTTCGTCCACATGCCCTTAAGGACCAGCATCAGAGAGCTATAGTCATCACCATCGAACCCTTGAAAACATTTTTAAGCACTTGGCACCAAATCTCACCTTGCCACCCATGGGGATAACAAGAATTTATGTCGGAGCTCCATCAACTATATCCCGATGGACAACTCTAGGAGGATCGGAGCCGAAATCACCAGCTCAAAAATGAAGAATTGCCATCCATCCAAGCACTGCCTCTACAAGGGAAAAATGTTGACCTAGAGCCGAGGCATCAGGATCCCCCTTCCCGCCAACTATCACCATAGCGGCAGGTAGAGGGAAGCCGGATCCGCGGGCTCACCGACGAAGCTAGAGAGAACGAATTTGCCCTAGCCACCTCATGATATGGTAGAGCCAGGTAATTTGATCTCATGGAAAGACATACCGTATATACATAAGAGAGTGAGCCCCACTACTTCTAATTATCTCAACATGTGTGCTTCCGCACCATCAAAATTGTTGTAACCGTTAGATTTACTAGCTTAATCCACTAGCATTCGTC
This sequence is a window from Aegilops tauschii subsp. strangulata cultivar AL8/78 chromosome 7, Aet v6.0, whole genome shotgun sequence. Protein-coding genes within it:
- the LOC109749392 gene encoding bidirectional sugar transporter SWEET15 — translated: MAFLNMEQHTWAFTFGILGNIISLMVFLSPLPTFYRVYRKKSTEGFQSTPYLVTLFSCLLWMYYAFLKSGSELLLTINAVGCVIESLYIAMYLVYAPKSARLLTAKLFIGLDVGLFGLIALVTMLASYGPLRVQVVGWICVAVALGVFAAPLSIIRLVIRTKSVEFMPFSLSFFLVLSAVIWFAYGALKKDIFVAMPNVLGFLFGVAQMALYMAYRNKKPATVVLVHEEMKLPEHVKEVAGGAKPQGGAPTEGRISCGAEVHPIDVLPAVAVDEQAAGAADEDVIRDDQNMLRPEQPVVIKPDVAIVVQA